Within Topomyia yanbarensis strain Yona2022 chromosome 2, ASM3024719v1, whole genome shotgun sequence, the genomic segment CGATGAAACCGCATGTTTTTGCACCATATACCTCCAGCGAGTCACAGCAGTTGTGAATAAAGTAATCTATGATTTACTTACAAGctgggtgcaacattcgtttCAACCTGGGGGCTGTCCATTAATAACGtggaataaaaattcaaattcaaatataaataaatatattttacttATTTCTCTTGATGCTTCTTTAGGATTTttgatacaaaaataaataatgccgAAATATGACCCTTTTAAAACCACATGGATGTTTATTGAAGTGGAATTTCTAACCAAAGATGACGctcggtaaaaatattttgaacgcgagggtctgcaatgtttgaatatttattCTACGTGGCTAATGGACAGCCCCCAGGTTAAAACGAATGATGCACCCAGCTTGTAAGTAAATCATAgatttctttattcacagctgctgtgactcgctggaggagtatggtgaactaccatggggtttcatcgtttccatgcatgtggggtgtatacatagaatttttattttcaaaaaattacatcTCCGAAACCTCTAGATCTGACTCTCAAATATGTTTGGAGATGTTGTGTAGAATTGaatgatttttcaaataaaatattaaagTATGGAGTATTCAAGGAACCTTGCAGTGAAAATCTAGAAAAACCGATTAATGCGTATTTTGTTCGTACAAaactcaatattttttaaagttaatgattttttcttgaaacttcccataaaaatcgattcagcggttcaaaagttatgaatttttaaaatattcagtttttgaaaaatcacgattttttgaACCAGTCTAACGTGGAAAGTGACACCCTAacgacgaaataaaaaaatttgtatctaatatttttcggtaaggaaccattctacaaaatattgccgaattctgagagatcgtataacttttttcatggaATTGCTGTTGTAAACGCTGAAAAAAAGCTTCCGATAATTTACAGCTTGACAACGAGGAGCCATAGGTCCATGGCAATCTGCAGAAACGCAAACGAACCCGCATTATTTACGATAGCGATCATGTGTTACAAGATCGTTTACATATTTTCACAAAAGAATTGAACTATGTTTTGATTTGTTAATAGTATGATACATACGTATAAATgtgaagttgaagttgtagaacaaatagttttaattaaacagttgaattaacttgaattttagcaatgtgtttagtttcaattaattcaaactttaaactcacaCCACATCTTTCTCtttctcacctcactctactagatgaacataaaaaatattttgcacgcTGGTTTATGATAATATCTAATATTCGAGGAAGTTTAGGATGATCACCTAGGTTTTTTATGCGGGAGATACCGCGTTAATTGGTAAATTCATATTGATTAGCTCATAGAGAATTTCggtgaagtcgccatcttgaatttcagaatgacgtcaaacatcgacattcgtttcctactcgtcaagacaattccgaaaatatccatattgttgagcTGCATGCCATAAAGAGTCTTCCAGCCCACAGATCGTATCAACCACCCGGAGTGATCGGTTGAGTAATCTTTTTGCTCTGGCCCTGTTCTTGTTCGAACAACCAAGTGCTCGGCCTGCGCCACCCGGATTTCTTTTTCAATCTCGGCCTCAGCCATCCAACACCAATAGCCGCGGTATTTCGATACCCCAGTAATAGTTACGCGAGTGAAGTGCCCCATCAGCTGATCAGTAGTGCGAAACCTAAGTGCTCCGTATTTCGCCTCCTGGCGGGTCTGCGCTATCCCGAAGGACGGCAAAGCCGTCAAAGGATCGCCTCCGATCCGAACCAGCCAAATTCCAGGCATACTACGGCTTTTCCGCGAAaaaaaagtgaagtgaaaatcgtagcagGTATCAGGAGCGCAGAATCGTAAGTAGGCAAACTGCTCGCGCCTCCATCAAAAAGTTGAATTTCAAATCGGTGAACTCCATCAAgttaaaaattcaaactaaCTAAAAACTTGCCCCCCCCCCCATAATAGCGTTGTCCGTCGGCGACTTGTACGCGTGTGAAGTGGCGAACCCTAAACGGGAAAGATTCAAATCGGATAATCGGTGTGCGCGTGTGAAGTGACTTCTATGAGTATCTAGTGACGAACCCCAACCGAACGAGGTACTATAGAAGGACGAGTCCTACCTTCTAGGGTACAGTAGTGCTACAGTAGAGGAACCGACCTACATAGGGGAGACTGCCCTACGTAGGAACACACAACTCCCAGGTAATTTCTTTCCAAAGAAAACAAATTATCGTGTAACCGATTTTATGAGTGCAAATCAATGGCCCCCGGGAGGGGGGCCATCACCCAGTCAGACGATCCCATCGTACCTAAACTCCGGCGACAATATCGACCAGCAAACGCTGTTACTGCGCGCAGCTGGAGACGAAAATGGGATAAGCGGGAAGCTCCCTACTAACCCATTCTTGATCCACTTAACCCTCAAGAACGCCCTAGGAACGGAACCAACAAAATATGTCTCAGCGGTGAAAAAAGCAAGAGGTACCCAATACGCCCTCCGAACCTCCTCCAAGAGGGCATACGACAGATTGCTGAAAATAGATCAGTTAGCCGATGGACAGAAGGTCGAAATTATTCCGCATCCCTTCCTAAATAAAGTCCAAGGCCTACTATTTGACCTTGACACCGCCAACATGGAGACGTCGTCCATCTTGGAAGCGCTGAAAGAGCAAAGGGTCATAGAGGTTCGAAGGATCACCAAAATAGTTGACAAGAGCCCTGTTAACACACCGCTCCTGGTACTCTCTTTCTCCGGGTCCCATTTGCCGGAAGAAATCTTTCTAGGTATGGTGCGCGTAAAAATTAGACGATACTACCCTAGCCCGATGCAATGCTTCCGTTGCGGAAAGTTTGGGCATGGGTCAAAGGCATGCAATCAAAAGGAGGTTTGCCTCAATTGCAGCGGGGAACACCAAGTTATAAAGGGGGTCAAGTGCAATGAGGAGAGCAAATGCATTAACTGCGGTGAGAAGCATTCAGCCAGAGATCGACAGTGCCCTGTTCAGATGAAGGAGGCCCAAATAATTAAACTTAAAACGGATAGAAATCTAACGTTCCCCGAAGCCAGAGCACTGATCAACCAAACAACCAACAAAAATACTTTTGCAGATGCTCTCAAAAAAAACCTCACGCCCACAGCTGATGAAAGGGACATAACCATACGCGCACTAACGGAGGAGGTCGACAAACTCAAGAAACTGGTAGCAAACCGATCGACGGCGGCACCCAAGGACGATGAAATCAAAAGACTCAACGATGAATTAACCTCCTCGAGAAAAGAAAATAAGGAACTAAAAACTGAAATGGCGGCGTTAAGAAAATCTCTCGAAGACATTAAAAAACATCTTATTGCCAAAAAAGCAGGCGAATCCTCCAAGCCGATGGGCCCCCCGGCAAACATCCGAGACCCGAGATTAACCTCGACCGATAGAATGCAAACCTACCTAGCAACCCCAGAAACTCCATGCTCCGGTGAAAGGAGATCCAGCCGTAACAGAAGCAAACAAGAGCACCGTGTCGATTGCACAGACAAATCTCGCAGCCCTATCAACAAAGAACACCAAAGCAACCCCACCGGAAACACCCAGGAGGGAACCGCACCTAAAAAACCAAAACCTAATCAATCGCAGAACAAAAAATGCGGAAACCCCGTGGACTGCACTGAACTCATTTCGGATTGAAAAACAACGAAAATACCAACAGCAGTTAAATCGCAAACCAGCAAAACAAAACACTAAACCAAACTATGCAACAAACACAACAAACAGCAAAAGTGAATGACCCAACAAGAACAAAAGATCCAACTACAACTGCAACTGACACTGTTCTAAACAACAACCACCATACCAACAAACCCATGAAACACCGTAGCTCACGCAGGGAAATAGTCCCCAACAAACCATCCGAAACAGCCAGCTGCTTGGTCAGGGAGAAAGCCTTACCCCCTGTACCGGCCCTGTCCGGGGTAGTACCGACCACAGTCGACGATCCTCCGGCAGCTGTCGGTGCAGGGGACCCGACCCTCTCCCGGGTAAGTCGCAACACACCTTCTACAACCAACGAACAGCCGTACGTTTCTGAACTGTTTCCAGACAGGTCTGCACATCAACTCGCCTGCCCCCCCGCCTGGCACACAACGAAGGGAAACCAACGTCCAGTGACGAACACCAATACATATCAACCAACAAATAATAAGTATTACACCGAAATCCCAGCCCACCGGGCACCAAGCCCCATCGCCGGATGCTCCTGGCATCCAATGAGATTCCACAATTGGCAACCGACTGAAGTAACACCTAACCCCACCCTTGCGGGCCCCTTGCCATACTCACTGCGGTCCCTGGAAGGGCAGTCCGCCAGTCCACTTAAACACCACCACCGACAGAGGTACGCCTCATCTAACCCCAGATGCACCAGATCCAACAGAAGACCGCCCGAGGGCTTAGCCTCAAACAGATCATCCGAAACCGCCAGCCGTTTAGATAGGGAGAAAGTCATCTCCCCTGTATCGGCCCTGTCCGGAGTAGTACCGACTACAATCGACGATCCTCCGGCAGCTGCCGGTGCAGGGGAACCGGTTTCCCACCGGGTAAGTTGCAACATACATTTTCCCATCAAAGAACAGCCGTACGCCCCTGAACCGCTTCTAGACAATCCAGCCCATCCACACTCCTACCTTGTCGCCGGGCAAACAACGAAAGGAAACCGATGCCTAAGGACGAACACCAACACAAAGCAACCAACGAATGGAAGGGACCACAACAAAAGCCCTGCCCACCGGGCACCAAGTCCCATCGCCGGATGCTCCTGGCATCCAATGAGATTCCACAACTGGCAACCGATCGAAGTAACACCTAACCCCACCCCTGCGGGCCCCTTGCCATACCCACTGCGGTCCCTGGAAGGGCAGTCTGCTAGCCCACTCGAGCACCACCCCCAACCGAGGTACGCCCCTCATGACCTTTGTAGCACCAGACCTGATCGAAGGCCGACAGAGGATTTAGCCTCCAACACATTATCCGAAATTGCCAGCTGTTTAGTCAGGGAGAAAGCCTTCCCCCCTGCATCGGCCCTGTCCGGGGTAGTACCGACCATAGTCGACGAGCCTCCGGCGGCTGCCGATGCAGGGGACCCGGCTCCCATCCGGGTAAGTCGCCTCCCCAATTCACACAACCTAGACCAGATTATCGCCTCTGGCGCCTTTCCAGACTGCAACGATCACTCACAGTCCATCGAATACAACCATTCCCCGTCCGCTCCCCTGTTCACGAACGGAAGTCCGTGTAGGAGGACCACCGAGCTAACCTCAACAGAATGGAGTCCCATCTCACAAAGCAGCAATATTATCATCGAGCCGGAACCCCATGGTAACGCTCCTGTCAGAGGAAGGAAGGAAAGAGCGTCCGACCACACACCTTACCGGAACCAACCAACCGCGGAACACAGACTCAGTCCGGACAATTTTAGCAAATCAATCAATGAGAACGACTCCACTCTCCGGCTCACACTCGCTTTACAGTGGAACATGAACGGCCTCCGGGGTTGCTTAGGGGATCTACAGCTGCAAATTGCTCAACATCAACCAATATGCTTGGCTCTCCAAGAAACTCATATCCGGGACGGGACCAATCCCGGACTATGGCTGGGCAACCGGTACTCGTGGGAGGCTAGAAGCGGAGATAACATCTTTCAGACCATTGGCCTCGGCATCCGGACCGACATACCATCAACCACGGTACAACTCAACACGGAGCTTATAGTCGTGGCACGAACCATATCCTATCCGGTCAGATGTACAGTGGCCTCTGTCTACATCCCCGCCGGAGTGCGCAATATCGGTTCAAAACTGAAGAACATGCTGGAGCAACTAGACACCCCCTTCCTGGTGATGGGGGACTTCAACGCCCACCATCCGCTGTGGGGATCTGGTAGAAGCGACAAACGGGGCAGCCAAATTGCCAAAGTCATGGAAGAATGTAACGCTATTATACTTAACAACGGAAGCTTCACCTATATCAGAGGCCAATACTCTTCCGTCTTGGACATATCTTTCTGCTCCGCGGAGCTCGCTGGGGCCTGTGGTTGGTCCGTTCTCGCAGACACCGGAAATAGCGACCACTTCCCAATTCAAATAACGTACGACCGCATACCACCAACCACGACTCGCCGTCAGCGCTGGCTATACGATCAGGCGGACTGGGTAGCCTACGAAGAGGCAGTCTCGGACTTTCTCGCACCAGGCCGCGAATACACGCCCGACCAACTAATGGCTAAACTGGTTCAAGCCGCCGAGCGCAGTATTCCTCGTACAAGTGGCAAACCTCCACCCCGAGCCACCCACTGGTGGAACCCGGAAGTCAGGCAAGCCATTAAAGACCGCCGCAAAGCACTCCGGATACTGAAAAAGACCCCTGCTAACCACCCCATGAAAGAACAAAGGGCTGCAGAGTTTCGTAGATCACGAAACCGGGCCAGAAAGGCCATCGAGGCTGCGAAGATCAAGAGCTGGAACGCGTTTCTCCAAGGGATATCTCCCGATGTTTCCACCACTGAGCTTTGGAGGAGAGTTAACGCTCTCAGCGGGAAAAGAAGGCAAGTCGGCTTCTCCCTCGAAGTCAACGGAACCACAACAGTCGAACCCCGAGTAATTGCCAAAGAACTCGGCAAACACTTCAGTTCGTTGTCCTCTGACGCTGCCCTCCCTCCAACCTTTTTAGCACGATGCAGTAGACTCGGAAGAGCGCCCATATCCTTCCCACCGGACTCAGGGCAAGACTTCAACAGAGCGTTCTCTGGGATAGAATTAACAGCGGCACTCGCTACCGCGCACGGCAACTCCGCCGGACTAGATGATGTCGGCTACCCTATGCTGCAGCATACTCCACCCGAGGCCAGAAGAGTGCTATTGGAATGTTTGAACCGCATCTGGAATGGTCAACCCATCCCATCTTCTTGGAAAACGGCCCTTGTAATCCCCATACCAAAGAAGAGTAACACTCCTCGTACGGCGAAAGACTTCCGGCCGATTAGCCTGCTCCCCTGCGTAGCAAAAACTATGGAGCGGATGGTCAACAAACGGCTTATGACCTACCTCGAAGAAAACTCCCATCTTGACCAGCGCCAATTCGCATTTCGCAAGGGTGGAGGGACTGGAGCCCACCTCGGATCATTTGGAGAAATTCTCCGGCAGGCTCTGACGGACGACCTGCATGCCGACATAGCAATACTGGACATCGCCAAGGCCTACAACACAGTCTACCGCGAGGGGGTTCTCCGGCAACTAGTTAATTGGGGAGTCACCGGTAACCTTGGAAACTACATCAAGGACTACCTCAACAATCGTGTCTTCCGAGTGGGAGTCGGTAGCCTACAATCCAGAACGTATGTGGAAGAAAATGGTATCCCACAGGGATCCGTCCTCGCCGTCACTTTATTCCTCGTCAGCATGAACTCCCTCTTT encodes:
- the LOC131679612 gene encoding uncharacterized protein LOC131679612 translates to MSANQWPPGGGPSPSQTIPSYLNSGDNIDQQTLLLRAAGDENGISGKLPTNPFLIHLTLKNALGTEPTKYVSAVKKARGTQYALRTSSKRAYDRLLKIDQLADGQKVEIIPHPFLNKVQGLLFDLDTANMETSSILEALKEQRVIEVRRITKIVDKSPVNTPLLVLSFSGSHLPEEIFLGMVRVKIRRYYPSPMQCFRCGKFGHGSKACNQKEVCLNCSGEHQVIKGVKCNEESKCINCGEKHSARDRQCPVQMKEAQIIKLKTDRNLTFPEARALINQTTNKNTFADALKKNLTPTADERDITIRALTEEVDKLKKLVANRSTAAPKDDEIKRLNDELTSSRKENKELKTEMAALRKSLEDIKKHLIAKKAGESSKPMGPPANIRDPRLTSTDRMQTYLATPETPCSGERRSSRNRSKQEHRVDCTDKSRSPINKEHQSNPTGNTQEGTAPKKPKPNQSQNKKCGNPVDCTELISD